In Streptomyces rapamycinicus NRRL 5491, the genomic stretch GCAGCACCTTGTGGACGACCGTCCAGGTGGAGCCGCCCATCGACTGGACGGCCTCCACCAGCCCGCCGTCCACCTCGCGCACCGACGTCTCCACGAGCCGGGCGTAGAAGGGGATGGCGCCGATGGCCAGGGGCACGATGGCGGCCTCGGGGCCGATGGTGGTGCCGACGATCGCCCGGGTGAAGGAGATCAGGGCGACCATCAGGATGATGAACGGCATCGAGCGGGCGATGTTGACGACCTGCCCGACGGCCTTGTTCACCACGACGTGTCGGAGCACTCCGCCGCGGTCGGTGAGGACCAGCAGCACGCCGAGCGGCAGTCCCCCGGCGACGGCGATCAGCGCCGACCAGCCGACCATGTAGAGGGTGTCCCAACACGCCTGCTCCAGCAGGGGCTCCATCTCGGACCAGGTCACTTGGCGCCCTCCTTGAGCAGCGGGGTCGGGTTCGCGCGCGGACCGTCGGCGATGGCCGCCACATCGACCTGGAGGCCCTGCTCCCGCAGGAAGCCGATCGGGACGACGTTCTCCTCGAACCGGCCGGGCAGCTCGATCCGCATCCGGCCGACCTGGTGGCCGCCGACGGTGTCCATGGCGGCGCCGAGGATCGAGATGTCGATGTTGTACGTACGGGACAGCTGGGAGATGACCGGCTTGGTGGCCGCCTCGCCCTGGAAGGTGACGTCCACGACCGTGCGGTCCTCGCCCGAGGGCACCCCGCCGACCGGGAAGAGCTCCTGGGCCAGCTCCGAGCCGGGGGTGGCCAGCAGCTCGCTGACCTTGCCGGACTCCACGATCCGCCCGTCGCGCATCAGCGCCGCCGAGTCGCAGATCCTCTTGACGACGTCCATCTCGTGGGTGATGAGCAGCACGGTCAGGCCCAGCTGCTCATTGAGGTCGCGCAGCAGTTGGAGGATCGAGCGGGTGGTCTCGGGGTCCAGCGCGGAGGTCGCCTCGTCCGAGAGCAGCACCTTTGGGTCGCCGGCGAGCGCGCGGGCGATGCCGACGCGCTGCTTCTGGCCGCCGGAGAGCTGTGCGGGGTACGCCTTCGCCTTGTCGGCGAGGCCCACCAGCTCCAGCAGCTCCAGGGCCTTGCGGGTGCGCTCCTTGCCGGAGACGCCGAGGATCTCCAGGGGCAGCTCGACGTTGTCCCGAACGGTGCGCGAGGAGAGCAGGTTGAAGTGCTGGAACACCATGCCGACACGGCTGCGGGCCTGGCGCAGCGCGGAGCCCGCACGGTGGCCGCGCCCGGCCAGTGCGGTGAGGTCCTGGCCGGCCACGGTGACCGTGCCGGAGGTGGGGCGCTCCAGGAGGTTGACACAGCGGATGAGGGTGGACTTCCCGGCGCCGCTCTGGCCGACGACGCCGTACACCTCACCCTCGCGGACATGCAGATCGACGCCGTCGAGGGCGGTTACCTCGCGGCCTCGTGAGCGGTAGACCTTGGTCAGGTCCGTGGTGGTGATCACAGGGTTTCCGTCACTGTTGAGTGCGCGGCGGTTGGTTCCGCCGGGCACGGCTCGTTCATTTCGGAACGCGGCAGGGTGGACCCGAGGGCATGCCCGGTGTGTGGGCGCGGTTCGGGTTCCGGTGACGCGGGGCGGCGCGGTCCGGCGCGATGGACGCACGGATCCGGCTCAGCGGGTCTCGCTTCGGGGCGCGAGGCTCAGCGGGGGCCCTCAGCAGTCACACATTCGACACCGACAACGAGCACCGGGCGTGGGGATCGCCTCGGTCGCAGGGATGCGGCAGCTCGTCGTGGTCATGGCTGCAAGTAAAACAGACACCGGCAGGGACCCATCAAGGGCGTCCGTATAACGGACGGCGTTGCTCGGTCCGTGGACAGTCGGCGGGGTGGCCGGGACCCGGTTCAGACCCGGCAGGTGATCTCCACTCCCCCGTCGGAGACCTGTGCGGACACGGCCGACAGGTCCTCGACCACGACATCGGCGACCAGCTCGGCCCGGTCGGTCGTTGTGGCCAATGCCACGGTCCGCATCCCGGCCGCGCGGCCCGCCGCGAGCCCGGCCGGGGCGTCCTCGAAGACCACACAGCGCGCCGGGTCGACTCCGAGCCGCTCGGCGGCCAGCAGGAACGGCTCGGGGTGGGGCTTGCCGCGGGTGATGTCATCGGCGCTGATCAACGTCCCGGGCCGGATCGCCACCTCCGTCAGACGGGCCTCGGCCAGCCCGCGGTAGGCGGAGGTGACCACGGCCCAGCGCCCGGCGGGCAGCCCCGCCAGCAGCTCGGCGGCGCCGGGGAGCAGCTTCACCCCGCCCGGTACGTCCGCCAGCTCCAGCTCGTCGATCCGCGCCCGGGCCCGCGCGGCGCG encodes the following:
- a CDS encoding methionine ABC transporter permease, yielding MTWSEMEPLLEQACWDTLYMVGWSALIAVAGGLPLGVLLVLTDRGGVLRHVVVNKAVGQVVNIARSMPFIILMVALISFTRAIVGTTIGPEAAIVPLAIGAIPFYARLVETSVREVDGGLVEAVQSMGGSTWTVVHKVLLPESLPSLISSATTTIVALIGYSAMAGTVGAGGLGDLAVRYGYLRFETKLMWITVAILAVVIAIIQFAGDLAARGLSHRGRSSAAPRLVLLRGGASRAGKPVPEQRTAPAEIETVEPTKVP
- a CDS encoding HAD-IA family hydrolase, yielding MKISADALLFDNDGTLVSSLDSVHRCWTRWAEEQGIAAEDFARVELHGRPADDIIADLLPADRAARARARIDELELADVPGGVKLLPGAAELLAGLPAGRWAVVTSAYRGLAEARLTEVAIRPGTLISADDITRGKPHPEPFLLAAERLGVDPARCVVFEDAPAGLAAGRAAGMRTVALATTTDRAELVADVVVEDLSAVSAQVSDGGVEITCRV
- a CDS encoding methionine ABC transporter ATP-binding protein: MITTTDLTKVYRSRGREVTALDGVDLHVREGEVYGVVGQSGAGKSTLIRCVNLLERPTSGTVTVAGQDLTALAGRGHRAGSALRQARSRVGMVFQHFNLLSSRTVRDNVELPLEILGVSGKERTRKALELLELVGLADKAKAYPAQLSGGQKQRVGIARALAGDPKVLLSDEATSALDPETTRSILQLLRDLNEQLGLTVLLITHEMDVVKRICDSAALMRDGRIVESGKVSELLATPGSELAQELFPVGGVPSGEDRTVVDVTFQGEAATKPVISQLSRTYNIDISILGAAMDTVGGHQVGRMRIELPGRFEENVVPIGFLREQGLQVDVAAIADGPRANPTPLLKEGAK